GGTAGGCGCTGTGCGCGGTCCCAGCGGCAGTACTGCTGCGGCCAATGGTAGTACCGCtggctccagcggtagtaccgctcatacGGCTCTGCCTCGCCCTCTGTTTTGCTCCGCTCTCTGTGTTCTACCGCTCGGgaggtagtaccgctcccctgagcggtagtaccgctcgtgcgcggactgagcacataacggttggattcgggagcccctataaaagggggtcttcttccccattcaacctcatcctttgagctcgtgttcttcccccattgttaaccttcttcgagcttgctatctctcaatccctccgtggattcttgctagttttgggggggaaagagagaggagatctagatccacatttccaccaatcactttctcctctaggtgaggggaaccccttggatctagatcttggagttcttggtgttctccttcttgttcttcctctcttttccCTCCCTAgaattagttgctttggtgggatttgagagagaaggacttgggcactccgtgtgcccttgccattgcatttggtgcatcggtttgagttctccacggtgataagtggaagttacaagttgagaagcttattactcttgggtgcttggtacccttgagcttgttcctcttgggtgcttgggcgccctagatggttggtggtgttcggagctcaatcattgtggtgtaaagctccgggcaagcgtcggggtctccaattaggttgtggagatcgccccgagcaatttgacaggtaccggtgaccgcacccaagggttgccaaagtgtacgggttcggtgaccgccccaagggttgccatttgtacgggttcggtgaccgccctcaagggtcccttagtggaatcacggcatcttgcattgtgcgagggcgtgaggagattacggtggccctagtggcttctttgggagcattgtgcctccacaccgctccaaacggagattagcatccgcaagggtgtgaacttcgggatacatcatcgtctccgcgtgcctcggttatctcttacccgagccctttacttatgcactttactttgtgatagtcatattgtttcttgtcatatatcttgctatcacttagttgtttacctggcttagcataagttgttggtgcacataggtgagcctagttgttttaggttttgtgcttgtcaaattaaccgttaggttccgcatttgttcaagcctcaaccgtaattattttaaagcgcctattcacccccctctaggcgacatccacgatctttcacgtGGGATGGTGGCGGTGGAGGGGCCCGCGGCCGGCGGGTCCGGGGTGGATCCACAGCAGCAGGAGCCGGCGACGGCGTTGCCGGCAGTGACGCTGCTGTAGTAGGAGAAGGACTCCCAGCAGGACCGCCATCGAGGCTCCTGGCAGGGCGCTCGACAAAAGCCCGTGCCCCAGGCGACCGGGGGAGGTCGGTGGCGGCGACCGAGGAGGGGACCatggcggcgacggcgaccgtGGGGCCGCGTCCAGGGTCACCGTGCCTGGCACGGTGAACGGCATCAACGAGACCGGCTGCTCAGTACCCTGCAAAAAATCATAAGTGTGCAGGGAAGGAGTAGGAGTTGACGAAGATGGAGTGGAGGCAAAGGGAAAGGTTGACTCATCGAACACTACATGACGAGAGATGATGATCTTTTGGGTGGAGCGATCAAGGCAACGATAGCCATGATGCCGTGATGGGTACCCTAGAAACACGCATCGCACGGAGCGAGGCGCAAGTTTGTGCGGAGCAACGGCTGTGGTGTTGGGGTAACATAGACATCCGAAAACCCGAAGACCAGCATAGGCAGGATCTACGCCAAGTAAGGCACGAAAAGGAATACGATCCGAGATTGCCTTGGAAGGCAACCGATTATGCAACATAACGGCGGTGTGAAGAGCTTCGACCCAAAAACGAGGTGGCATACTAGCTTGGATAAGGAGTGTACGAGTAATGTCATTAAGAGTATGAATAATGCGTTTGGCTTTGCCATTTTGTTGCGAAGTGTATGGACATGAAAAGCGGAGTGCAATTCCATGGTGCTGGGCAAACGAATGGAGGAGTGAATTATCGAACTCACGACCATTATCACACTGAATAGCCTGCAAGCGTGCACTAAACTGGGTGAGCGCTAAAGCATGAAGGGACGACAAGTGTGAGAAAGCTTCGGACTTAATCCGTAGAGGATAAACCCATGCATACTGAGTAAAATCATCGAGACAAACGAGATAATACTTAAAGCCAAAAATACTCTCAACAGGAGATGTCCACAAATCACAGTGAATTATTTGAAAGGGAGTAGTGGTTACACGATTGGTGGAAGAAAAAGGAAGACGAACATGACGACCTAACTGACAAGCATGACACGAACTACTTTTATTCTTTTCCCTAGGGATAATCGAAGAACGAGCTAATGACTCCATGACGGGCCGCCCAGGATGCCCAAGCCGACGATGCCAGAGTGCTGCATCGACGACGAGGAAGGCGTGTGGCTGGCTGGTAGAGGAAGGGCGGATGGAGTAGAGAGCTCCGAAGCTATTGCATCTGAGAATCTCGGTCCTGGATAGAAGATCCTTCACAGAAAAACCAAGAGGGTCAAATTCGACGGAGACACGATTATCAATAGTGAACTGACGAACAGACAAAAGGTTTTTAACTATGTTAGGAAATACTAAGACATTACGAAGGTAAAGAGGACGAGAGGTGGTGGAAATAGGAAGACGTGCATGCCCGGTACCGGTGATTAGAAGAGTGGAACCGTTACCGACAACGACAACAcgacgagaggaggaggggggagaCACGGAGGTGAGCATACCGGGTTCGGACGCGAAGTGGGAGGAGGCGCCGGTGTCCATCACCCACTCCCTGGAGGGTGCTTGCAGCCCCATGGTTTGGAACTGATGCATGAGCTCGGCCTGGTCCCATGAAGCCGAAGTtgatgccggtgatgatggagccGTGCCGGTGAGACCGTAGGAGGGCTGTCCAGAGGCGTAGCCGTAGCCGTAGGGAGCAAGGCCGTACGGGTTCTGGGCGTAGAACGCATGCGGCGACGGGGTGTGCCGGGGCGCGTAGCTGGGAGCAGGGGCATAGCCGGGCGGCGCGCGACCGAGCAGCCCCCCTTGGCCATAGGGCCACATCTGGATGGCGCCGTTCCAGGGATGCTGCGGTGAGGGCCAGGAAGGAGTGGCAGCCTGCGGGGTCGCGGGCGCCGAGATGATCTCCTTGGTGACTCCAGCGgcggccttcttcttcttctttccttttccAGGAGCCTTGCCAGGGTTGCCGGTGTTGGTGAAGAGGGCCGTGTCCGAGTTGCGGGCGTGGCGGTTTTTGCGTTTCATGTCTTGGAGCGCAAGCAACGAGCGGCACTGCGCGAAGGTCATACCGGGCATGAGGGAGATCAGATCGGCGGCGGACTCGTATTGCTCGGAGAGGCCGCTGAGGCAGTGGACCACCATCTCGGCATCATCAACGGGGGCACCAAGATCCGCAAGCCCATCAGAGAGGGACTTGACCTTCTGAAGATAGTCGGCCATACTCATCTCTCCCATCTTGACATCGCCGAGCTCGGCCGTGAGGTGGAGTTGACGATTGATCTTGTGG
The sequence above is a segment of the Aegilops tauschii subsp. strangulata cultivar AL8/78 chromosome 6, Aet v6.0, whole genome shotgun sequence genome. Coding sequences within it:
- the LOC109775294 gene encoding uncharacterized protein, which encodes MSQPDTDATNQALAAAKERQDAEAAKAKLPLATAVDESGRSAGSFSLTSLHAQAVGLHSIKGHVPVELALDTGVHRQWRTFFRAACRKYALLDHLDFDAPDAPNPEWSLLDATVVSWLYGSVSLSILDVVMTPGDDPLAVDLWNIINGLFNDHKINRQLHLTAELGDVKMGEMSMADYLQKVKSLSDGLADLGAPVDDAEMVVHCLSGLSEQYESAADLISLMPGMTFAQCRSLLALQDMKRKNRHARNSDTALFTNTGNPGKAPGKGKKKKKAAAGVTKEIISAPATPQAATPSWPSPQHPWNGAIQMWPYGQGGLLGRAPPGYAPAPSYAPRHTPSPHAFYAQNPYGLAPYGYGYASGQPSYGLTGTAPSSPASTSASWDQAELMHQFQTMGLQAPSREWVMDTGASSHFASEPGPRFSDAIASELSTPSALPLPASHTPSSSSMQHSGIVGLGILGGPSWSH